Proteins found in one Pyrus communis chromosome 15, drPyrComm1.1, whole genome shotgun sequence genomic segment:
- the LOC137717226 gene encoding uncharacterized protein, with product MSKCKEAQRGSRTTINAIEGTNKLEFAGRKVTWKIPQFGTLKVNCDAAWNPQSHKGGVGWVIRNFAGLLHSAGGWENLHRSVEIVEATALRAALQECAKKDIHSIEIETDAKTIMQMINKETGTEASLEDIIHDIWKLAQTFQNATLTYAHRECNHTARAVASYVSKDGSVHLWYCIGPHFIFSIIAKM from the coding sequence atgtcTAAGTGTAAGGAAGCACAACGGGGAAGCAGAACAACCATAAATGCAATTGAAGGAACCAATAAACTGGAATTTGCAGGAAGAAAGGTGACATGGAAAATACCACAGTTTGGGACACTTAAGGTGAATTGTGATGCAGCTTGGAATCCACAATCACACAAAGGTGGTGTGGGATGGGTTATAAGGAACTTTGCCGGCCTGCTGCACTCTGCAGGAGGATGGGAAAACCTGCACCGTTCCGTTGAAATTGTTGAAGCTACCGCGTTGAGGGCAGCGCTGCAGGAGTGTGCAAAGAAAGACATCCATTCTATTGAGATTGAAACTGATGCAAAGACAATCATGCAGATGATCAATAAGGAAACTGGAACAGAAGCATCTTTGGAGGATATCATTCATGACATCTGGAAACTCGCTCAAACATTCCAAAATGCAACGTTGACGTATGCCCATCGGGAGTGCAACCACACTGCTCGTGCTGTTGCCTCTTATGTCTCTAAGGATGGAAGTGTCCATTTATGGTATTGTATTGGCCCACATTTTATTTTCAGTATCATAGCGAAGATGTAA